One Alphaproteobacteria bacterium LSUCC0396 genomic region harbors:
- the uvrA gene encoding excinuclease ABC subunit UvrA has translation MISVRGAREHNLANVDIDLPRDQLVVLTGLSGSGKSSLAFDTIYAEGQRRYVESLSAYARQFLDMMNKPDVDLIEGLSPAISIEQKTTSRNPRSTVGTVTEIYDYMRLLWARVGIPYSPATGLPIRSQTVSQMVDILLGLDDGSRLYLLAPIVRGRKGEYRKELGELHRKGFSRVRINGEIYDVDDTPVLDKQKKHDIEVVVDRVVITGDPDELATRLADSLETALGLSDGLAFADYADKDERIVFSARFACPESGFTIDEIEPRLFSFNNPYGACTSCDGLGVSSHFDEQLVVPDKQISLRNGALAPWSSSSSRYYLQTLESLAKQFKFSLDKPFADLDDDVQSIILHGSGKMPVTMEFDDGMRSYRTTKPFEGVMPNLARRYRETDSSWVRDELEKFRANLPCTSCKGKRLKNEALAVKIDKHDISDIARLSIADARQWFIDLEAKLTGQDSEIAARILKEINERLGFLVNVGLGYLAMSRNSGTLSGGESQRIRLASQIGSGLTGVLYVLDEPSIGLHQRDNDRLLSTLIRLRDLGNTVLVVEHDEEAILLADYVVDMGPGAGVHGGHVVAAGTPSEVMSHPESLTGKYLSGALEISVPKKRRKPKKDRFIRVENATGNNLRDVSVKFPLGVLTCVTGVSGGGKSTLVLETLWKSLARSLHKAREIPAPHKAIYGAEFLDKVVDIDQSPIGRTPRSNPATYTGAFTPIREWFAGLPEAKARGYAPGRFSFNVKGGRCEACQGDGLIKIEMHFLPDIYVTCDSCKGRRYNRETLDITWRGKSIADVLDMTVEEGVEYFKAVPSIREKLETMLRVGLGYVRVGQQATTLSGGEAQRVKLSKELSRRATGRTIYILDEPTTGLHFHDIAKLLEVLQELVEQGNSVIVIEHNMDVIKTADWIIDLGPEGGDGGGYIVAEGTPEKVAQVPGSHTGTYLARILGT, from the coding sequence ATGATTTCCGTGCGTGGAGCGCGTGAACATAATCTCGCCAATGTCGATATTGATCTGCCGCGTGATCAGCTGGTGGTTCTGACCGGCTTGTCTGGGTCTGGCAAATCGTCGCTGGCGTTTGATACAATTTACGCCGAAGGCCAGCGCCGCTATGTCGAATCACTTTCGGCCTATGCGCGTCAGTTCCTTGATATGATGAACAAGCCGGATGTCGATTTAATCGAGGGCCTGTCTCCGGCGATTTCAATCGAGCAGAAAACCACCTCACGAAACCCGCGGTCTACGGTTGGGACAGTCACTGAGATCTATGATTATATGCGCCTGCTCTGGGCGCGGGTTGGGATTCCCTACTCGCCAGCGACCGGCCTACCAATCCGCAGCCAGACGGTCAGCCAGATGGTGGATATTTTGCTTGGGCTTGACGATGGCAGCCGGCTTTATTTGCTGGCGCCGATTGTGCGTGGCCGAAAGGGTGAATATCGCAAGGAATTGGGCGAATTACACCGGAAGGGCTTTAGCCGGGTGCGTATTAACGGCGAGATTTATGATGTTGATGATACGCCTGTGCTGGATAAGCAGAAGAAGCATGATATCGAGGTGGTCGTTGACCGGGTTGTGATCACTGGTGATCCGGATGAGTTGGCAACTAGGCTCGCCGACTCGCTTGAGACTGCGCTTGGGCTTAGTGACGGTCTGGCTTTTGCCGATTATGCTGATAAGGATGAGCGGATCGTGTTTTCTGCGCGTTTTGCCTGTCCTGAGTCCGGTTTCACCATTGACGAGATTGAGCCGCGTCTGTTTTCATTCAACAACCCGTACGGTGCCTGTACATCATGCGATGGTCTGGGGGTCAGCAGCCATTTTGACGAACAGCTGGTTGTTCCGGACAAGCAGATCAGCCTTCGAAATGGTGCGTTGGCACCATGGTCATCCAGCAGTTCACGCTATTACCTGCAAACGCTAGAGTCGTTGGCAAAGCAGTTCAAATTCTCGCTGGATAAGCCATTTGCCGACCTTGATGATGATGTGCAGTCGATCATTCTGCACGGGTCGGGCAAAATGCCCGTAACAATGGAATTTGACGATGGTATGCGTTCATACCGCACGACCAAGCCGTTTGAAGGCGTGATGCCCAACCTTGCGCGCCGCTATCGTGAGACTGATTCATCATGGGTGCGTGATGAGCTGGAAAAATTCCGGGCCAATCTGCCTTGTACGAGCTGTAAGGGCAAACGTCTGAAGAACGAGGCCTTGGCGGTTAAAATTGATAAGCACGACATATCCGATATTGCCCGCCTGTCGATTGCTGATGCGCGCCAGTGGTTCATTGATCTTGAGGCAAAGCTGACAGGTCAGGATTCTGAAATTGCTGCTCGTATTTTAAAAGAAATAAATGAGCGGCTGGGCTTCTTGGTGAATGTCGGGCTTGGTTATCTGGCAATGTCCCGCAATTCAGGTACATTGTCGGGCGGCGAGTCCCAGCGGATTCGCCTAGCTTCGCAAATCGGTTCGGGATTGACCGGTGTTCTTTATGTTCTTGATGAGCCGTCGATTGGGCTGCATCAGCGCGATAATGACCGGCTTTTATCAACCCTCATTCGTCTGCGTGATCTTGGCAATACAGTGCTGGTCGTTGAACATGACGAAGAGGCTATTTTGCTGGCCGATTATGTTGTTGATATGGGGCCGGGTGCTGGTGTTCATGGCGGCCATGTTGTGGCTGCCGGTACCCCTAGCGAAGTGATGAGCCATCCAGAGTCTCTGACAGGAAAATATCTATCGGGTGCGCTGGAAATCTCGGTGCCAAAGAAACGCCGCAAACCAAAGAAGGACCGGTTTATTCGGGTGGAAAATGCCACTGGCAATAATTTACGGGATGTATCTGTTAAGTTCCCGCTTGGGGTTTTGACCTGTGTTACGGGGGTTTCTGGCGGCGGTAAATCAACCTTGGTGCTTGAAACATTATGGAAGTCGCTGGCGCGCAGTCTGCATAAAGCGCGTGAGATCCCTGCCCCGCACAAAGCTATTTATGGCGCTGAATTCCTTGATAAGGTGGTCGATATTGATCAGTCACCGATTGGCCGGACGCCACGGTCAAATCCGGCCACCTACACTGGTGCCTTTACCCCGATCCGTGAATGGTTTGCCGGCCTTCCCGAGGCCAAGGCGCGCGGCTATGCGCCCGGGCGTTTTTCGTTCAACGTTAAGGGCGGTCGCTGCGAGGCTTGTCAGGGCGACGGCCTGATCAAAATCGAAATGCATTTTCTGCCTGATATTTATGTCACTTGCGACAGTTGCAAAGGCCGGCGTTATAATCGTGAGACGCTGGACATCACTTGGCGCGGCAAATCGATTGCCGATGTTCTGGATATGACCGTCGAAGAAGGGGTTGAATATTTCAAGGCGGTACCGTCGATCCGCGAAAAGCTGGAAACGATGCTGCGTGTCGGGCTTGGTTATGTACGGGTTGGTCAGCAGGCAACCACCTTGTCAGGTGGCGAGGCGCAGCGTGTAAAACTGTCCAAGGAATTATCGCGGCGCGCAACCGGACGCACAATCTATATCCTTGATGAGCCGACTACGGGCCTGCATTTTCATGATATCGCCAAGCTTCTAGAGGTTCTGCAAGAACTGGTCGAGCAAGGGAATAGCGTGATCGTTATCGAGCATAATATGGATGTGATCAAAACCGCTGACTGGATCATCGACCTTGGCCCCGAGGGCGGTGATGGCGGCGGTTACATTGTGGCCGAGGGCACCCCGGAAAAAGTGGCACAGGTGCCGGGGTCGCACACTGGCACTTATCTTGCCCGTATTTTGGGAACGTGA
- the secD gene encoding protein translocase subunit SecD: MLQFQLWKKLFIVAIASLGVVFALPNVIGDNIDKSFLPGKQINLGLDLQGGSHLLLRVDVDAVKREQLENLGETIRRDFRTEKIRFSDLQVSEETVSLNVRNAEDTAKASQILTELGNDYSVSNDGITYRLAFTEAGLVQMRTRTVEQSIEIIRRRLDPEGTKEPIIQRQGADRVLVQLPGVDDPEAVKRLLGRTAKLTFQLVDMRISASEAIQRGRTPPGSILMESASTDGRSYVIEKRVMVSGEMLDGATATFDQNNRPAVSFILNAAGARRFGKVTGENIGRPFAIILDGKVVSAPTIQSQIFGSGQITGDFSVAETNELALVLRAGALPAPLIILEERSIGPGLGADSIAAGEIAALIGLILVAVYMVASYGFFGGLAVAALAVNIILIVAALSALQATLTLPGIAGIVLTMGMAVDANVLVFERIREEMSNGRSAIAAIDGGYQRAISTIVDSNLTTLFAALFLYIFGSGPIKGFAVTLGIGIATSMFTAVMVTRLFIVLWVERKRPSKFVL, translated from the coding sequence ATGTTGCAATTCCAGCTTTGGAAAAAACTGTTTATTGTTGCGATCGCCAGTCTGGGGGTCGTGTTTGCGCTGCCCAACGTGATCGGCGACAACATTGACAAAAGCTTTCTTCCCGGAAAGCAGATTAACCTTGGTCTAGACCTTCAAGGCGGATCGCATCTGCTGCTTCGCGTTGATGTTGATGCGGTCAAAAGGGAACAGCTGGAAAACTTAGGTGAGACGATCCGGCGTGACTTCCGTACCGAAAAGATCCGTTTCAGCGACCTACAAGTCAGTGAAGAAACGGTTTCGCTAAACGTTCGTAACGCTGAAGACACGGCTAAAGCCAGTCAGATTTTGACAGAGCTTGGAAACGATTACAGCGTCAGTAATGATGGAATAACCTACCGTCTTGCCTTTACCGAGGCGGGGCTGGTCCAGATGCGGACACGCACCGTTGAGCAATCAATCGAAATTATCCGCCGCCGGCTTGACCCGGAAGGTACAAAAGAGCCGATTATTCAGCGTCAAGGGGCTGATCGGGTGCTGGTTCAACTGCCCGGCGTGGACGATCCTGAGGCGGTAAAACGGCTGCTTGGTCGTACCGCAAAACTTACCTTCCAGCTGGTTGATATGCGGATCAGCGCCAGCGAAGCGATTCAGCGTGGCCGCACGCCGCCAGGCAGTATTTTAATGGAAAGCGCCAGCACAGATGGGCGCAGCTATGTCATTGAAAAGCGTGTCATGGTTAGTGGTGAAATGCTGGATGGGGCAACCGCAACCTTTGATCAGAACAATCGCCCGGCGGTCAGTTTTATCCTTAACGCAGCCGGGGCGCGGCGTTTTGGCAAGGTAACGGGCGAAAATATTGGTCGCCCGTTTGCGATTATTCTGGATGGCAAGGTCGTTTCGGCGCCAACCATTCAGTCACAGATTTTTGGCAGCGGTCAAATTACCGGTGATTTCAGCGTTGCTGAAACCAATGAGCTTGCACTTGTATTGCGGGCAGGGGCGTTACCTGCACCCCTGATTATTCTCGAAGAACGGTCAATTGGCCCGGGGCTGGGTGCAGATTCGATTGCCGCCGGTGAAATTGCCGCGCTGATCGGTTTGATATTGGTGGCCGTTTACATGGTTGCCAGCTATGGCTTTTTTGGCGGACTTGCCGTTGCGGCGTTGGCGGTCAACATCATCTTAATCGTTGCTGCTCTCTCGGCTTTACAAGCCACTCTGACACTTCCCGGTATTGCTGGCATTGTCTTGACAATGGGGATGGCAGTTGACGCCAATGTGCTAGTGTTTGAGCGGATTCGTGAAGAAATGTCCAACGGACGCTCTGCGATTGCCGCGATTGATGGCGGCTATCAACGCGCTATCTCAACGATTGTTGACTCAAACCTCACCACATTATTTGCGGCGTTATTCTTATATATTTTTGGATCGGGCCCGATTAAGGGATTTGCTGTCACGCTGGGCATCGGTATTGCAACCTCGATGTTTACGGCTGTTATGGTGACACGTTTGTTCATCGTTTTGTGGGTTGAACGCAAACGCCCCAGCAAATTTGTTCTTTAG
- a CDS encoding ATP-binding protein codes for MNMSDDTALLLGQLTRIADALERRYPGDMKPETLVKADAYVWQSDVRQLVPVTKISRLDIGLLKGVDEQRDNLLSNTLGFVGGFPANNALLWGARGTGKSSLVKAVHGTVIEHGHDLGLVEIHREDIADLPFLMSFLAQIDRYFIIFSDDLAFEGGESTYKSLKAALEGGIEGRPDNIVFYATSNRRHLMPRQMMENERSTAINPSETTEETVSLSDRFGLWIGFHSIDQDTYLEMVDEYVNYYNIKVGDIDVRHEALAWSIGRGSRSGRVAWQFITDLAARTKTSLRH; via the coding sequence ATGAATATGTCTGACGATACCGCCCTGCTTCTTGGCCAATTGACGCGCATTGCTGACGCGCTGGAACGTCGCTATCCGGGCGACATGAAGCCAGAAACGCTGGTCAAGGCTGACGCTTATGTCTGGCAGTCTGATGTTCGCCAACTCGTGCCGGTTACAAAGATTAGCAGGCTGGATATTGGCCTGTTGAAAGGTGTTGACGAGCAGCGCGATAATCTTCTGTCAAACACGCTTGGGTTTGTTGGCGGTTTTCCGGCAAATAACGCGCTTTTGTGGGGCGCACGTGGAACTGGTAAATCATCGCTAGTAAAGGCGGTTCATGGCACCGTGATTGAACATGGACACGATCTTGGCTTGGTCGAAATTCACCGTGAGGATATTGCTGACCTGCCGTTTTTGATGTCGTTTCTGGCGCAAATTGACCGCTATTTTATCATCTTTTCTGATGATCTGGCGTTTGAGGGTGGTGAAAGCACATATAAATCACTAAAGGCGGCGCTTGAAGGCGGTATCGAAGGCCGGCCTGATAATATTGTGTTCTACGCGACGTCTAATCGGCGCCATCTGATGCCGCGGCAAATGATGGAGAATGAGCGCTCAACAGCGATTAATCCGTCTGAGACGACCGAGGAAACCGTTTCACTTTCAGACCGGTTTGGCCTGTGGATCGGGTTTCATTCAATCGATCAGGATACGTATCTTGAGATGGTTGATGAATATGTTAATTATTACAACATCAAAGTGGGCGATATTGATGTGCGCCATGAGGCGCTTGCATGGTCAATTGGACGCGGATCACGCTCCGGCCGGGTTGCATGGCAATTCATCACAGACCTTGCGGCTCGAACGAAAACATCACTTCGGCATTAG
- the trmFO gene encoding methylenetetrahydrofolate--tRNA-(uracil(54)-C(5))-methyltransferase (FADH(2)-oxidizing) TrmFO, which translates to MTDIAPIHVIGGGLAGCEAAFQIASLNVPVVLHEMRPVRKTDAHHGEGLAELVCSNSFRSDDATANAVGVLHQEMRLLGSLILKVADAEKVPAGGALAVDRDRFSAAVEAVITAHPLITVQREEVGDIPNDWQQVIIATGPLTSPDLAEAIRRWGGEDDLAFFDAIAPIVHFDSVNMDVAWFQSRYDKSTDGGDGKDYINCPMTQPQYEAFIDALLDGEKMSFKEWEENTPYFDGCMPIEVMASRGRETLRWGPMKPVGLTNAHDGSRPHAVIQLRQDNALGTLYNMVGFQTKLKYAEQVRVFQTIPGLENAQFARLGGLHRNTFINSPRLLDQQLRLKAKPKLRFAGQITGVEGYVESAAIGLLAGRMAAAEVLGLNWVAPPVDTAHGALLAHITGGAMADSFQPMNVNFGLFPELPLNERGRRPKGRDRKAAYAERALTNMTVWRDAALA; encoded by the coding sequence ATGACTGATATTGCTCCTATTCATGTGATTGGTGGCGGGCTTGCCGGGTGCGAGGCCGCGTTTCAGATTGCCAGCTTGAATGTGCCAGTCGTGCTGCATGAGATGCGGCCGGTTCGCAAAACTGACGCTCATCACGGCGAAGGGCTGGCAGAACTGGTTTGTTCAAACTCGTTTCGCTCGGATGATGCAACTGCCAATGCCGTCGGTGTTCTGCATCAGGAAATGCGGCTTTTGGGGTCATTAATTCTAAAGGTGGCTGATGCTGAAAAGGTGCCTGCTGGCGGCGCGCTGGCGGTTGATCGTGACCGGTTCTCTGCCGCAGTTGAGGCCGTGATTACGGCGCATCCGCTAATCACCGTTCAGCGTGAGGAAGTGGGCGATATCCCCAATGATTGGCAGCAGGTCATAATCGCAACCGGCCCGTTGACATCGCCTGATCTGGCCGAGGCAATCCGCCGCTGGGGCGGTGAAGATGATCTGGCTTTTTTCGATGCGATTGCGCCGATTGTGCATTTTGACAGTGTCAACATGGATGTAGCGTGGTTTCAGTCGCGCTATGACAAATCTACCGATGGCGGCGATGGCAAGGATTATATCAATTGCCCAATGACCCAGCCACAATATGAGGCTTTTATTGACGCGCTGTTGGACGGCGAGAAAATGTCTTTCAAAGAATGGGAGGAAAATACCCCCTATTTTGACGGCTGCATGCCGATTGAAGTGATGGCATCGCGGGGCCGTGAAACATTGCGTTGGGGGCCGATGAAGCCGGTTGGCCTGACCAACGCACATGATGGCTCGCGTCCACATGCGGTCATCCAGCTGCGCCAAGATAATGCTCTTGGTACGCTCTATAATATGGTTGGGTTCCAGACCAAGCTGAAATATGCCGAACAGGTGCGTGTATTCCAGACAATTCCCGGGCTTGAAAACGCCCAATTTGCGCGCCTTGGTGGATTGCATCGCAATACGTTTATCAATTCGCCGCGCCTTCTTGATCAACAATTGCGGTTGAAGGCAAAACCAAAATTGCGGTTTGCTGGGCAGATCACTGGTGTTGAGGGCTATGTCGAATCCGCGGCTATCGGCTTGCTGGCTGGCCGAATGGCGGCGGCTGAAGTGCTGGGGCTTAACTGGGTCGCACCTCCGGTTGATACTGCGCATGGCGCGCTGCTGGCACATATAACCGGCGGCGCAATGGCGGATAGTTTCCAGCCAATGAATGTTAATTTTGGCTTGTTTCCCGAATTACCGTTGAATGAACGTGGCCGACGGCCAAAAGGGCGTGACCGTAAAGCCGCCTATGCTGAACGTGCGTTAACCAATATGACCGTATGGCGTGATGCCGCGTTGGCCTAG
- the secF gene encoding protein translocase subunit SecF translates to MRLKLVSSDTSINFLKFHRLAFIFSSILVAASIGLFAVIGLNLGIDFKGGILIEARDKTGPANIAGLRGDLEQLGLGDISLQGFGTETDVLIRIQRQDGDEKAQIAAIQLIGKTLGSDFDIRRTEFVGPTVGAELAEKGMLAVVCALFAIMVYIWFRFEWQFSIAAILALTHDVLTTVGLFALTSFEFNLATVAAILTIAGYSINDTVVVFDRVRENLRRYKSYSLVDILNKSLNETLSRTVMTSVTTLLALGAIVIFGGAVLRDFAIAMIWGVLIGTYSSVFVAVGLLSRFDLKRNDDEDHGVEKPEYERS, encoded by the coding sequence ATGCGCCTTAAACTTGTTTCAAGCGACACATCAATAAACTTTCTTAAATTCCACCGGCTTGCGTTTATTTTTTCGTCAATTCTTGTCGCGGCATCCATTGGCTTATTTGCGGTGATTGGCCTGAACCTTGGTATTGATTTCAAGGGCGGTATCCTGATCGAGGCACGAGACAAAACCGGCCCAGCAAATATTGCCGGCCTTCGCGGCGATCTGGAACAATTGGGACTTGGTGATATCAGCCTGCAAGGCTTTGGCACTGAAACCGATGTTTTGATCCGTATTCAACGCCAAGACGGTGATGAAAAGGCGCAAATCGCGGCAATTCAGCTTATTGGCAAGACCCTTGGCAGTGATTTTGATATCCGGCGCACTGAATTTGTGGGGCCGACTGTTGGTGCAGAACTGGCCGAAAAGGGAATGCTGGCGGTTGTTTGCGCGTTGTTTGCCATTATGGTCTATATCTGGTTCCGCTTTGAGTGGCAGTTCTCGATAGCAGCAATTCTGGCGTTAACGCACGATGTTTTAACGACGGTTGGGTTGTTTGCGCTGACCAGTTTTGAGTTCAACCTTGCAACTGTTGCCGCAATTTTGACCATCGCCGGCTATTCGATCAATGATACGGTGGTGGTGTTTGACCGGGTTCGTGAAAACCTGCGCCGCTACAAATCATACAGCCTTGTCGATATTTTAAACAAATCGCTAAACGAGACTTTGTCACGAACCGTTATGACCTCGGTGACCACCTTACTTGCGCTGGGTGCTATTGTTATCTTTGGTGGCGCCGTGTTGCGTGATTTTGCCATTGCGATGATATGGGGTGTGCTGATCGGTACCTATTCATCGGTTTTTGTTGCCGTAGGGTTGCTGTCACGGTTTGACCTAAAACGCAATGACGATGAAGATCACGGCGTTGAAAAGCCTGAATATGAACGATCCTAA
- the yajC gene encoding preprotein translocase subunit YajC has translation MFITPAFAQSGGFAEGGFGLLPILFVMVIFYFLLIRPQQKRAKQHREMLAAIRRGDKIVTSGGLTGTVVKVTDDSDTVDVEIAKDVKVQIVRSMIADIRGKTEPAKKA, from the coding sequence ATGTTTATTACCCCAGCATTCGCACAATCAGGTGGCTTTGCAGAAGGCGGTTTCGGCCTGTTACCAATCCTTTTCGTGATGGTGATTTTCTATTTCCTGTTGATCCGCCCCCAGCAAAAACGGGCCAAACAACACCGGGAAATGCTTGCCGCTATCCGGCGTGGTGACAAGATCGTAACGTCAGGCGGGCTGACCGGCACTGTGGTTAAAGTGACCGACGACAGCGACACCGTAGACGTCGAAATCGCGAAGGATGTGAAAGTTCAGATTGTCCGGTCAATGATTGCTGATATCAGAGGCAAGACCGAGCCAGCAAAAAAAGCGTAA
- the ssb gene encoding single-stranded DNA-binding protein, translating to MAGSVNKVILVGNLGRDPEVRSMQDGNKVVNLSLATSERWKDKNSGEQREKTEWHRVVIFNENLGRIAEQYLRKGSTCYIEGQLQTRKWTDQQGVEKYSTEVVLQRFRGELTLLGGRGESSGMGDGGGYGNNQGGYDQSPSNDGQSSPPPMRSSNDMDDDIPF from the coding sequence ATGGCAGGCAGCGTTAATAAAGTCATCCTAGTTGGCAATCTAGGGCGCGACCCTGAAGTGCGGTCCATGCAGGATGGCAACAAAGTCGTGAATTTATCACTGGCAACATCAGAACGCTGGAAAGACAAGAACAGCGGTGAGCAACGTGAAAAGACTGAATGGCACCGCGTCGTCATTTTCAATGAAAATCTGGGACGGATTGCCGAACAGTATCTGCGCAAAGGATCAACCTGCTATATTGAAGGCCAGCTTCAAACCCGGAAATGGACAGATCAGCAAGGCGTTGAGAAATACAGCACCGAGGTTGTATTACAGCGATTCCGCGGCGAGTTGACCTTGCTTGGTGGGCGCGGCGAATCATCCGGCATGGGTGACGGCGGTGGGTATGGAAATAATCAAGGCGGCTATGATCAGTCACCGTCGAATGATGGCCAGTCAAGCCCGCCACCAATGCGCAGCTCAAACGACATGGATGATGATATTCCGTTTTAA
- a CDS encoding Mth938-like domain-containing protein, with product MNDPKSPHDGSGDLVNIQTFEATGDLQLVHGYGDHSFRISGNRYSGSVLLGPRKTAIWTPPANPADLKIDDILPGLGKALPPLFILGVGGAPMDPMNDLAHYLREQGIALEVMSTAAACRTWNVLMSEGRTAGAGLYAVA from the coding sequence ATGAACGATCCTAAATCACCCCATGATGGGTCGGGTGACCTTGTTAATATCCAAACCTTTGAGGCAACAGGTGACCTACAGCTTGTTCATGGCTATGGTGATCACAGTTTCCGCATTTCAGGCAATCGCTACAGCGGCTCGGTTTTACTGGGCCCGCGCAAAACTGCGATCTGGACACCACCTGCCAATCCGGCTGACCTCAAGATTGACGATATTCTGCCCGGTCTTGGCAAGGCGTTACCGCCATTATTTATTCTAGGGGTTGGCGGCGCACCGATGGACCCAATGAATGACTTGGCGCATTACCTTCGTGAACAGGGTATCGCGCTTGAAGTCATGTCAACAGCGGCGGCCTGCCGGACATGGAATGTGCTGATGAGCGAGGGCCGCACCGCTGGCGCGGGTCTTTATGCGGTTGCCTAA